In a genomic window of Oscillatoria salina IIICB1:
- a CDS encoding aspartate carbamoyltransferase catalytic subunit — translation MTTTTWTQQHILSLADFSPAEYDTVLQTAASFREVLSRRTKKVPALQGVVVANLFFEPSTRTRSSFELAAKRLSADTLNFAPGTSSLTKGETILDTAKTYLAMGANIMVIRHQEAGVPSAIAHEMDRLGTGASILNAGDGQHQHPSQALLDLFTICSLLDTDNPRIELLKGKKVAIVGDILHSRVARSNIYSLTAAGADVHLAAPPTLLPKLFADTVESKQPGKLSLHWEIEPALANADFVMTLRLQKERMTQHLLPSLREYHQLYGITRDRLQLCQPDVKILHPGPVNRGVEISSDLMDDPQLSLIGKQVTSGVAIRMALLYLIGSGKT, via the coding sequence ATGACGACAACGACTTGGACTCAGCAACATATTCTTTCGTTAGCAGATTTTTCACCTGCTGAGTATGATACGGTATTACAAACGGCAGCGAGTTTTCGTGAAGTTCTCTCTCGACGCACTAAGAAAGTCCCTGCTTTACAAGGTGTGGTAGTAGCGAATTTATTTTTTGAACCTTCTACTCGGACTCGCAGTAGTTTTGAGTTAGCAGCGAAGCGTTTGTCTGCGGATACACTCAATTTTGCACCGGGAACGTCTTCGTTGACCAAAGGAGAAACAATTTTAGACACAGCGAAGACTTATTTAGCGATGGGAGCGAATATCATGGTTATTCGTCATCAAGAAGCAGGTGTTCCCAGTGCGATCGCGCACGAAATGGATCGACTTGGTACTGGTGCGAGTATACTTAATGCAGGTGACGGACAACATCAACATCCTTCTCAAGCTTTACTGGATTTATTTACGATTTGTTCTCTGCTCGATACAGACAATCCTCGCATCGAACTGTTAAAAGGAAAAAAAGTAGCGATCGTTGGTGATATTTTACATTCTCGAGTCGCTCGCTCGAATATTTATAGCCTGACTGCGGCTGGTGCTGACGTACATTTAGCCGCACCACCGACATTATTACCCAAATTATTCGCGGATACCGTGGAAAGTAAGCAACCAGGAAAATTATCTTTGCATTGGGAAATCGAACCCGCGTTAGCAAATGCTGATTTTGTCATGACATTGCGCTTACAAAAAGAAAGAATGACCCAGCACTTGTTACCGAGTTTGCGAGAATATCATCAACTATACGGGATAACGCGCGATCGCCTCCAATTATGTCAACCTGATGTCAAGATTTTACATCCTGGACCCGTTAACCGAGGTGTAGAAATTAGTTCCGATCTTATGGACGATCCTCAGTTAAGTTTAATTGGCAAACAAGTAACTAGCGGCGTAGCAATTCGTATGGCTTTATTGTATCTCATTGGTAGCGGGAAAACCTAA